A part of Microbulbifer salipaludis genomic DNA contains:
- a CDS encoding DeoR/GlpR family DNA-binding transcription regulator, protein MSKRNTQQRRHQILSQINEAGEASVEELARQFETSEVTIRKDLAAMENNGLLLRRHGGAIPLPRELVAEDPLSQTKRAIGRAAAELIRDHNRIVIDYGRTTTGLIPELNRKRGLVVMTNSLHVANQLRELENEPTLLMTGGTWDPHFEAFQGQVAEQVLRGYDFDQAFIGADGIDLERGTCTFNEQIGLSRVMADVAREVVVMAESSKVGRRIPNLELSWDMFGTLVTDSGIDDKVCAQLESRGLRVICAEVN, encoded by the coding sequence ATGTCCAAACGTAACACCCAGCAGCGCCGTCACCAGATACTCAGCCAGATCAACGAAGCGGGTGAGGCCAGCGTCGAAGAACTGGCGCGCCAGTTCGAAACCTCCGAGGTTACGATCCGAAAGGATCTGGCGGCGATGGAAAACAACGGCCTGCTGCTGCGCCGTCACGGTGGCGCCATTCCCCTGCCCCGGGAACTGGTCGCTGAAGACCCCCTGTCCCAGACCAAGCGTGCCATCGGCCGCGCCGCCGCCGAACTCATCCGCGACCACAACCGCATCGTCATCGACTACGGCCGCACCACCACCGGCCTCATCCCCGAGCTCAACCGCAAGCGCGGCCTCGTGGTTATGACCAACTCCCTGCACGTCGCCAATCAGCTGCGGGAACTGGAAAACGAACCCACCCTGCTCATGACCGGCGGTACCTGGGACCCCCATTTCGAAGCCTTCCAGGGCCAGGTTGCCGAACAGGTTCTGCGCGGCTACGACTTCGACCAGGCGTTTATCGGCGCCGACGGCATCGACCTCGAGCGCGGCACCTGCACCTTCAATGAACAGATCGGCCTGTCCCGCGTGATGGCCGACGTGGCCCGCGAAGTGGTGGTGATGGCGGAGTCCAGCAAGGTGGGCCGACGAATCCCCAACCTGGAACTGAGCTGGGACATGTTCGGCACGCTGGTGACCGATAGCGGTATCGACGACAAGGTTTGCGCGCAACTGGAAAGCCGTGGGCTTCGCGTCATCTGCGCAGAAGTGAATTAA
- a CDS encoding DUF6795 domain-containing protein: protein MAVFDIGKAYTFSGMNLTITHEGNPAANAKVTRVVEWQKEQVDEFTADESGQVALPEIKERSLTQLLPTQFVVAQVVNVEFEGKEYEIWVNSKMSPEKNSELGGHPLNLECELTREPVAIEDFDTILVTSCHWK from the coding sequence ATGGCAGTTTTTGATATCGGGAAGGCCTATACCTTTTCCGGCATGAATTTAACGATTACCCATGAGGGCAACCCGGCAGCGAATGCCAAGGTAACAAGGGTCGTCGAGTGGCAGAAAGAGCAGGTGGATGAGTTCACTGCAGATGAATCTGGTCAGGTTGCGCTGCCGGAAATCAAGGAGCGCTCTCTCACGCAGCTTTTGCCTACACAGTTTGTGGTCGCGCAAGTGGTTAATGTTGAGTTCGAAGGTAAAGAGTATGAAATCTGGGTAAACAGTAAAATGAGCCCGGAAAAAAATTCAGAACTTGGCGGGCATCCATTGAACCTAGAGTGTGAGCTTACTCGTGAGCCTGTTGCCATTGAAGACTTTGACACGATCCTTGTTACCAGCTGTCACTGGAAGTGA
- a CDS encoding lipocalin family protein, with translation MRNRIQRLLLLCGLVLLTACTGIPEGVEPIDDFELQRYLGRWYEIARLDHSFERGLSRVTAEYSLRDDGGVRVVNRGYNEQKGAWQDAEGKAYLVGAPNVGHLKVSFFGPFYGSYIIFELDDDYRYSMISGPDRSYLWLLSRTPTVPDGVKQRFVSRAAALGFDTGALIFVDQSQTR, from the coding sequence GTGCGTAATCGAATCCAGAGACTCCTGCTGCTGTGTGGCCTCGTTCTGCTTACGGCCTGCACCGGTATCCCAGAGGGCGTGGAGCCCATCGATGACTTCGAGTTGCAGCGTTACCTCGGCCGCTGGTACGAAATCGCGCGCCTGGACCACTCCTTCGAGCGCGGGCTGAGCCGGGTCACTGCAGAATACAGTCTGCGTGACGACGGTGGGGTTCGGGTTGTGAACCGAGGCTATAACGAGCAAAAGGGCGCCTGGCAAGACGCCGAGGGTAAAGCCTACCTCGTCGGCGCGCCAAACGTGGGCCACCTCAAGGTCTCCTTCTTTGGGCCCTTCTATGGCTCCTACATCATTTTCGAGCTGGACGACGATTACCGCTATTCCATGATCTCCGGCCCCGACCGCTCCTATCTTTGGTTACTCTCGCGCACACCCACGGTGCCGGACGGCGTCAAACAGCGCTTTGTGTCCCGGGCCGCGGCGCTTGGGTTCGACACCGGTGCGCTGATTTTTGTGGATCAGAGTCAAACCCGATAA
- a CDS encoding cytochrome ubiquinol oxidase subunit I — MFEHLDAVFLARVQFAFTVSFHFIFPAFSIGLASYLMVLEGLWLKTGRGVYANLYRYWLKIFAVGFGMGVVSGIVLSYQFGTNWSEFSHKAGPVIGPLMGYEVITAFFLEAGFLGVMLFGINKVGKRLHFFATCMVALGTFVSAFWILSVNSWMQTPTGFEMNDQGQFVVAGSWWDVIFNPSFPYRLVHTVTAAYLTTAFAVGGVGAWHLLKDRSNLGARKMFSMAMWMAVLVTPIQIFVGDLHGLNTLEHQPVKVLAMEGDFDPSPEGAPLILFGIPDEEAAKVHYKVAIPKLGSLVLKHDPNAPLPGLKDFPREEWPPVAVVFWSFRIMVAIGFAMLGLGLWSLLARRRKRLYESRGLHRAAVLMGPAGFVAVIAGWITTEVGRQPYTVYGLLRTVESASPLDAPAVAASLIAFIVVYSAIFGMGIYYLLRMMANPPHPGETEPPNVPIFAAGITPASSLEAAPNTEGGSHGKS, encoded by the coding sequence TTGTTTGAGCATCTAGACGCCGTGTTTCTGGCACGGGTGCAGTTTGCATTCACCGTCTCCTTCCACTTTATCTTTCCCGCGTTTTCCATTGGGCTGGCGAGTTACCTGATGGTGCTTGAGGGACTGTGGCTGAAAACCGGGCGTGGCGTCTATGCCAACCTGTATCGCTACTGGCTGAAGATTTTTGCCGTGGGATTTGGCATGGGGGTCGTGTCGGGAATCGTGCTGTCGTACCAGTTTGGCACCAACTGGTCGGAGTTCTCCCACAAGGCGGGCCCGGTGATCGGGCCGCTAATGGGCTATGAGGTGATCACGGCATTCTTTCTGGAGGCGGGCTTCCTCGGGGTGATGCTGTTTGGCATCAACAAGGTGGGCAAGCGCCTGCACTTTTTTGCCACCTGTATGGTGGCGCTGGGTACCTTTGTTTCCGCCTTCTGGATCCTGTCGGTGAACTCGTGGATGCAGACCCCCACCGGGTTTGAAATGAATGATCAGGGGCAGTTTGTGGTTGCCGGCTCCTGGTGGGATGTGATTTTCAACCCGAGCTTCCCCTATCGCCTGGTACACACGGTGACTGCGGCCTATCTCACCACCGCGTTTGCGGTGGGTGGTGTCGGCGCCTGGCACCTGTTGAAGGACCGCAGCAATCTTGGGGCGCGCAAGATGTTCTCTATGGCCATGTGGATGGCGGTGCTGGTAACCCCTATCCAGATTTTTGTCGGCGATTTGCATGGCTTGAATACCCTGGAGCATCAGCCGGTGAAGGTGCTCGCGATGGAGGGGGATTTTGACCCCAGCCCAGAGGGAGCACCGCTCATTCTGTTCGGTATTCCGGACGAAGAGGCGGCAAAGGTGCACTATAAAGTCGCCATTCCCAAGCTGGGTTCCCTGGTACTGAAGCACGACCCGAATGCGCCGCTGCCGGGCCTGAAAGACTTTCCACGAGAGGAGTGGCCACCGGTGGCGGTGGTGTTCTGGTCTTTCCGCATTATGGTTGCGATCGGTTTCGCGATGCTCGGGCTGGGGTTGTGGAGCCTGCTGGCGCGACGCAGAAAGCGGTTGTATGAATCGCGGGGGCTGCACCGCGCCGCAGTACTGATGGGGCCGGCCGGTTTTGTGGCGGTAATCGCCGGCTGGATCACCACGGAAGTGGGTCGCCAGCCCTACACCGTATATGGCTTGCTGAGAACCGTAGAATCCGCGTCGCCACTGGATGCGCCCGCGGTGGCGGCCTCACTGATTGCATTTATCGTGGTGTATTCCGCAATCTTTGGCATGGGTATCTATTACCTGCTGCGCATGATGGCGAATCCCCCGCATCCGGGCGAGACGGAACCGCCCAATGTGCCTATTTTTGCCGCGGGCATCACCCCCGCGTCGAGCCTGGAGGCAGCGCCGAATACGGAGGGAGGCTCCCATGGAAAGTCTTGA
- a CDS encoding dihydrolipoamide acetyltransferase family protein, producing the protein MKTFKLPDLGEGLPDAVIRQWHVREGDSVQADQTLVTVETAKALVEVPAPFAGTVQTLFAAEGETLETGQPLIGFKGAQAGEEADKAVDQVTKPAHQARSTKAAGDSGTVVGKIEQGSEALAVEQRPLANRPRSATPAVRALARRLGVDLDSLHPSGARFSEAEVRAAARGETLPRWSEKPKISDENQEKTHKSPITGPESSDMPPARRAMTIAMNRARDQVCPMTLCDEVDISGWPKGTSATLRLLRAIARAAIEEPNLNAHFDNEVLEPKSPVNVGLAVDAAKGLFVPVLRDVGAQTETALLDSITRFKQQASEGAIPQKDLQGATIHLSNFGSLAGRFATPVVVPPLVCIVGAGRAHKAVLPHKGKARVRKLLPLSITADHRAVTGGELARFLKALKEDLA; encoded by the coding sequence ATGAAAACCTTCAAGCTGCCAGACCTGGGTGAGGGTTTGCCGGACGCGGTGATCCGCCAGTGGCATGTGCGGGAGGGTGACAGCGTCCAAGCTGACCAGACCCTGGTCACCGTGGAAACCGCCAAGGCACTGGTGGAAGTGCCCGCGCCGTTTGCCGGCACCGTGCAAACCCTGTTCGCCGCCGAGGGTGAGACCCTGGAAACCGGGCAGCCGCTGATCGGATTCAAGGGCGCACAGGCGGGTGAAGAGGCCGATAAAGCAGTGGATCAGGTGACGAAGCCCGCACACCAGGCGCGCTCCACCAAAGCCGCCGGCGACAGCGGCACCGTCGTCGGCAAGATCGAGCAGGGCAGTGAGGCCCTCGCCGTCGAGCAGCGGCCCCTCGCCAATCGCCCCCGCTCCGCGACCCCTGCCGTCCGCGCACTCGCCCGCCGTCTCGGTGTCGACCTCGACAGCCTGCACCCGTCCGGTGCCCGCTTCAGCGAAGCCGAAGTCCGCGCCGCCGCCCGCGGCGAGACCCTGCCGAGATGGAGCGAAAAACCGAAAATAAGCGACGAAAATCAAGAAAAAACACACAAATCGCCGATAACTGGCCCGGAATCAAGCGATATGCCCCCCGCCCGCCGGGCCATGACCATTGCCATGAACCGGGCCCGCGACCAGGTCTGCCCCATGACCCTGTGCGACGAGGTGGATATTTCGGGCTGGCCCAAAGGCACCAGCGCTACCCTGCGTCTGTTGCGAGCCATTGCCCGCGCCGCCATTGAGGAACCAAACCTCAACGCCCATTTCGACAACGAAGTGCTGGAACCGAAATCCCCGGTGAACGTGGGTTTGGCGGTAGACGCCGCCAAGGGCCTGTTTGTGCCGGTACTGCGCGACGTGGGTGCCCAGACCGAAACCGCGCTGCTGGATAGCATCACCCGCTTCAAACAGCAGGCCAGCGAAGGTGCCATCCCCCAGAAAGATCTCCAGGGCGCCACCATTCACCTGTCCAACTTCGGCAGCCTCGCCGGCCGCTTCGCCACCCCGGTAGTGGTCCCGCCACTGGTGTGCATCGTCGGCGCCGGCCGGGCCCACAAGGCCGTATTGCCGCACAAGGGCAAGGCCCGGGTGCGCAAACTGCTCCCCCTCTCCATCACCGCCGACCACCGCGCCGTCACTGGTGGCGAACTGGCCCGATTTCTCAAAGCCCTTAAAGAGGACCTCGCCTGA
- a CDS encoding VF530 family DNA-binding protein: protein MHQEQPNNPLHGIKLETIVVELQQHYGWDGLAERVPVNCFINDPSVKSSLKFLRKTPWARDRVEALYVATFHRSNPWKT from the coding sequence ATGCACCAAGAGCAACCCAACAATCCCCTGCACGGCATCAAGCTGGAAACCATCGTAGTGGAGCTGCAGCAGCACTATGGCTGGGACGGGCTCGCCGAACGGGTGCCGGTCAATTGCTTTATCAATGACCCCTCGGTGAAATCCAGCCTGAAATTTCTGCGTAAAACTCCTTGGGCGCGGGACAGGGTCGAGGCGCTGTACGTTGCGACCTTCCATCGCAGCAACCCGTGGAAGACGTGA
- a CDS encoding cysteine hydrolase family protein: MFQSHNPALLVIDVQLAIDHFDTGDRNNPNAEKTIALLLKRWRKIGLPIAHICHASKFPDSPYYPHSPYFAFKPEVIPREGEPVFTKSENCAFIGTNLDEWLKECDIQDLVICGVLTNNSIDATVRVAAGLGYRVFVPEDATAAFPLKRLDGKHVPAEDVHWIFLSNLDTEYCRVCSAEELHR, from the coding sequence TTGTTCCAAAGCCATAACCCCGCCCTGCTCGTTATCGACGTGCAACTCGCGATTGATCACTTCGACACCGGTGACCGCAACAATCCCAATGCAGAAAAAACCATCGCATTACTGTTGAAGCGCTGGCGGAAAATCGGGCTTCCCATTGCCCATATTTGTCATGCCTCAAAATTTCCAGATTCTCCCTACTACCCCCACTCGCCCTACTTCGCGTTCAAACCGGAAGTGATCCCAAGGGAGGGAGAGCCGGTATTTACCAAGTCGGAAAACTGCGCGTTTATAGGTACCAATCTGGACGAGTGGCTCAAGGAGTGCGATATCCAGGATCTGGTTATCTGTGGCGTGCTTACCAACAATTCGATCGACGCAACGGTTCGTGTTGCGGCAGGGTTGGGATACCGGGTGTTTGTGCCGGAAGATGCCACGGCGGCGTTTCCGCTAAAGCGTCTGGATGGCAAGCATGTACCTGCGGAGGATGTGCATTGGATTTTCCTGAGTAACCTGGATACCGAGTACTGCCGCGTCTGCTCTGCGGAAGAATTGCACCGGTAA
- a CDS encoding DUF2474 family protein, giving the protein MKSAATAWKRLAWMVAIWMVSVAALGCVSLLLKWWLAG; this is encoded by the coding sequence ATGAAGTCAGCGGCAACAGCCTGGAAGCGGCTCGCGTGGATGGTAGCCATCTGGATGGTGAGCGTGGCGGCGCTCGGTTGCGTATCACTGCTGTTGAAGTGGTGGCTGGCGGGGTGA
- the glmS gene encoding glutamine--fructose-6-phosphate transaminase (isomerizing): MCGIVGALAQRNVTEILLEGLRRLEYRGYDSAGVCLVNGDGKLQLRKTQGKVADLESVLDDSPTAGQLGIAHTRWATHGVPSDKNSHPHASGNFALVHNGIIENYQELRDELIAKGYEFQSETDTEVVVHLIHDLAKDNRDLLQAVSAATKKLHGAYALGVVCSTEPERLVCARLGSPLVIGVGIEENFIASDPMALQQVTDRFIFLEEGDLAEVTRDSIAVWDKTGEEVSRPVHKLQGGHDAADKGRYRHYMQKEIFEQPKVVEATMAGRIGEHSVLSQALGTAANEILPKVKQVQIVACGTSYHAGLVARYWIEDWAGVPCSVEVASEIRYRKTAVRPGTLFVTISQSGETADTLAALRQAKELGYLASMTICNVPNSSLVRESELHLMTEAGPEIGVASTKAFTTQLVALQIFSIALAKANGMSGEREAELITALHQLPTLMEKFTGLDTLVKTTSEAFAEKHHALFLGRGVEYPIALEGALKLKEISYIHAEAYPAGELKHGPLALVDADMPVIVVAPNDELLEKLKSNLQEVRARGGELFVFASPEAGFKSESGLTVVEVPDAPESLQPILYTVPLQLLSYHVALLKGTDVDQPRNLAKSVTVE, from the coding sequence ATGTGTGGAATCGTAGGCGCCCTGGCACAACGCAATGTCACTGAAATCCTGCTGGAAGGCCTGCGCCGACTGGAATACCGCGGCTATGACTCCGCCGGTGTGTGTCTCGTCAATGGCGATGGCAAGCTGCAACTGCGCAAAACCCAGGGCAAAGTCGCCGATCTGGAATCTGTTCTCGACGACAGCCCCACCGCCGGGCAACTGGGCATCGCCCATACCCGCTGGGCCACCCATGGCGTACCCTCGGACAAAAACTCCCACCCGCACGCCTCCGGCAACTTCGCCCTGGTACACAACGGCATCATCGAAAACTACCAGGAACTGCGCGACGAGCTGATCGCCAAGGGCTACGAATTTCAGTCCGAAACCGACACCGAAGTCGTCGTCCACCTGATCCACGACCTCGCCAAAGACAACCGTGACCTGCTACAGGCCGTCTCCGCCGCCACCAAAAAACTCCACGGTGCCTACGCCCTCGGCGTCGTCTGCTCCACCGAACCCGAGCGCCTGGTGTGCGCCCGCCTTGGCAGCCCGCTGGTGATCGGCGTCGGCATCGAAGAAAACTTCATCGCCTCAGACCCCATGGCCCTGCAACAGGTTACCGACCGCTTTATCTTCCTCGAGGAAGGCGACCTCGCCGAAGTCACCCGCGACAGTATTGCTGTATGGGATAAAACCGGCGAAGAAGTGAGCCGGCCCGTACACAAACTGCAGGGCGGCCACGACGCCGCCGACAAAGGCCGCTACCGCCACTACATGCAGAAGGAAATTTTTGAGCAACCCAAAGTGGTCGAAGCCACCATGGCCGGCCGCATCGGAGAACACTCGGTACTTTCCCAGGCACTGGGTACCGCTGCCAACGAAATCCTGCCGAAGGTAAAACAGGTGCAGATCGTCGCCTGCGGTACCAGCTATCACGCCGGCCTGGTCGCGCGCTACTGGATTGAAGACTGGGCCGGTGTCCCCTGCTCCGTCGAAGTCGCCAGCGAAATTCGCTACCGCAAAACCGCCGTGCGTCCGGGCACTTTATTTGTCACCATCTCCCAGTCCGGTGAAACCGCCGACACCCTCGCCGCACTGCGTCAGGCCAAGGAACTCGGTTACCTGGCCTCCATGACCATCTGCAACGTTCCCAACAGCTCCCTGGTGCGCGAATCCGAACTGCACCTGATGACCGAAGCCGGCCCGGAAATCGGCGTTGCCTCCACCAAAGCCTTCACCACCCAGCTGGTCGCCCTGCAGATCTTCTCCATCGCCCTGGCCAAGGCCAACGGCATGAGCGGCGAGCGCGAGGCGGAGCTCATCACCGCCCTGCACCAGCTGCCCACACTGATGGAAAAATTCACCGGCCTCGACACCCTGGTAAAAACCACCAGTGAGGCCTTCGCCGAAAAACATCACGCGCTGTTTTTGGGCCGCGGTGTTGAATACCCGATTGCACTGGAAGGTGCGCTGAAGCTGAAAGAAATTTCCTACATCCACGCCGAAGCCTATCCCGCCGGTGAACTCAAACACGGCCCATTGGCACTGGTAGACGCGGATATGCCGGTGATCGTCGTTGCACCGAACGATGAATTGCTGGAAAAGCTGAAGTCGAACCTGCAGGAGGTGCGCGCGCGCGGCGGCGAACTTTTCGTGTTCGCCAGCCCGGAAGCGGGATTCAAGAGCGAGTCCGGCTTAACGGTGGTTGAAGTGCCGGATGCACCGGAGAGTCTGCAGCCGATTCTGTACACGGTACCGCTGCAGTTGCTGAGCTACCACGTGGCGTTGCTTAAAGGCACCGATGTGGACCAGCCACGAAATCTGGCGAAATCGGTTACGGTCGAGTAA
- a CDS encoding lipase family protein — MPELDPNFAARLATGAYAIKNEKTRSAFYTTFKNYLELGEDKKLENKGLVGKTGGILLQTSHMMGVAAEGKSGSEYQNQGIIAIKGTASLMDGLTDLNAGINSAKTGGMVHQGFLSTFNSFVDQLPQFAPNVHTIHCVGHSLGGALATLTADWLQSNTGKQVKLYTFGSPRVGLEYYAQKTERRLGSGNIYRIYHQTDPVPMVPTWPFFHVPDGGAGDFLLPSGLHLKPWEFHSMARYAKSTRGGDNKPVDWPILKSRRPQDFLDSSIEAWLKFNSIVSFTLNSARLLSAAILWVVKKLTNLLGITVVIAGSTTFTLLDHLAMLMSKGLELAKEVSIWVTRLIKRMAQMLGIVVREGAEMTMRFIRQVFIQAHHAVSELVRQAGRTLH, encoded by the coding sequence ATGCCTGAGCTGGACCCAAATTTTGCAGCGCGTCTTGCTACCGGTGCTTACGCGATAAAAAACGAGAAAACTAGAAGCGCGTTTTATACGACATTTAAAAATTATCTGGAATTGGGAGAGGACAAGAAGCTAGAGAATAAGGGCCTGGTCGGGAAAACCGGCGGCATTCTCCTGCAAACTTCACACATGATGGGAGTGGCAGCAGAAGGAAAATCCGGCAGCGAGTACCAAAATCAGGGAATCATTGCGATCAAGGGCACGGCAAGCTTGATGGATGGGCTTACAGATCTGAATGCCGGGATCAATAGCGCCAAAACTGGCGGTATGGTGCACCAGGGTTTCCTATCTACCTTTAACTCTTTTGTCGATCAGCTGCCTCAGTTTGCGCCCAACGTGCACACGATTCATTGCGTTGGACACAGCCTGGGCGGTGCCCTGGCTACCCTGACCGCGGACTGGCTCCAGTCGAATACTGGCAAGCAAGTCAAACTCTACACATTCGGTTCCCCCCGGGTCGGGTTAGAGTACTACGCGCAAAAAACCGAACGTCGTTTGGGCTCCGGTAATATCTATCGTATTTATCACCAGACTGACCCGGTTCCCATGGTGCCAACCTGGCCCTTCTTCCATGTGCCCGATGGTGGAGCCGGTGATTTCCTTTTGCCATCCGGTTTGCACCTCAAACCCTGGGAATTCCACAGCATGGCTAGATATGCCAAGTCCACGAGAGGTGGCGATAACAAGCCGGTTGATTGGCCAATACTCAAGTCGCGCCGTCCTCAGGATTTTCTCGATTCGAGCATCGAAGCCTGGTTGAAGTTCAACAGTATCGTGTCGTTCACTCTCAATTCCGCGCGACTGTTGAGTGCCGCCATTTTGTGGGTGGTGAAGAAGCTGACCAACCTGCTGGGCATCACGGTAGTTATTGCGGGTAGTACTACATTCACACTGCTGGATCATCTGGCGATGCTCATGAGCAAGGGCCTGGAGCTGGCCAAAGAAGTTTCAATCTGGGTGACACGCCTGATCAAGCGTATGGCGCAGATGCTGGGCATCGTTGTGCGCGAGGGTGCCGAAATGACCATGCGGTTTATTCGTCAGGTCTTTATCCAGGCGCATCATGCGGTATCCGAGTTGGTGCGGCAAGCCGGGCGAACCCTGCATTGA
- the cydB gene encoding cytochrome d ubiquinol oxidase subunit II → MESLDLPLIWAGLICFAIFAYVVLDGFDLGVGILSPVLEPGIERDQAINSIAPFWDGNETWLVMGGGGLLAVFPLAYSIILPATYPLMIAMLLGLVFRGAAFEFRWRDPAHQPLWDLVINVGSTVAALAQGITIGAILQGIKVENNAYAGGWLDWLSPFSVLTGMAVVIGYALLGATWLIRKTEGGCQRHAHRLAYWLAIATVLALLAVSAATPFLNNEYWRRWFTMPQVLWTAQVPLMVAVCTAVLFWSLRKGRELLPFLMALALFLLGFIGLCISIYPNMIPPSITLWEAAAPRDSQLFLLVGAVFIIPVILGYTGWAYWVFRGKVGTEGYH, encoded by the coding sequence ATGGAAAGTCTTGATCTGCCGCTGATCTGGGCCGGACTCATCTGCTTTGCGATTTTTGCCTATGTGGTGCTGGATGGGTTTGACCTGGGTGTGGGTATCCTGTCGCCGGTACTTGAACCGGGCATAGAGCGCGATCAGGCCATCAACTCTATCGCGCCCTTCTGGGATGGCAATGAAACCTGGCTGGTGATGGGCGGGGGCGGCCTTTTGGCGGTATTCCCTCTCGCCTACTCCATAATACTGCCGGCCACCTACCCACTGATGATCGCGATGCTGCTGGGGCTGGTCTTTCGCGGTGCCGCATTTGAATTCCGCTGGCGGGATCCGGCGCACCAGCCACTGTGGGACCTGGTAATCAACGTAGGGTCCACCGTGGCGGCGCTGGCCCAGGGGATTACCATCGGCGCGATACTGCAGGGCATCAAGGTGGAGAACAACGCTTACGCCGGTGGCTGGCTCGACTGGCTCAGCCCGTTCAGCGTGCTCACGGGGATGGCGGTGGTGATTGGCTACGCACTGTTGGGGGCCACTTGGCTGATCCGCAAAACCGAGGGCGGCTGCCAGCGCCACGCTCATCGCCTGGCCTACTGGCTGGCTATCGCCACGGTGCTTGCATTGCTGGCAGTGAGTGCAGCCACCCCATTCCTCAACAATGAATACTGGCGGCGCTGGTTTACCATGCCCCAGGTCTTATGGACCGCTCAGGTGCCGCTGATGGTAGCCGTTTGCACCGCTGTTCTGTTCTGGAGCCTGAGGAAAGGCCGTGAACTGTTGCCATTTTTAATGGCGTTGGCGTTGTTTTTGCTCGGATTTATCGGACTCTGCATCAGCATCTACCCCAACATGATTCCACCGTCGATCACGCTCTGGGAAGCGGCCGCGCCGCGGGACAGCCAGCTGTTTCTGCTGGTGGGCGCGGTGTTTATTATCCCGGTTATCCTCGGTTATACCGGTTGGGCCTACTGGGTATTTCGCGGCAAGGTGGGCACCGAGGGGTATCACTGA